CAACTTGCCATGGAAAAAATGCCGATTACCTTGCATAGTAGCTCCGCTTTCGTACTTGGTTTTGGCCGTGTTGGAATTACATTATCCCGTATATTAAATGCCCTGGGTGCAAAAACAAATGTAGTGGCAAGAAATCCCAATCAACTGGCCAGAGCCTTTGAAATGGGATTGACTTCAATGACATATTCCGAACTCCCAGATCACATCAATGAAGCAGATGTAATATTTAATACCGTTCCTGCCCTGGTACTGGATGAGACTCTGTTAGAAAAGGTTAAAAGGTCAGCCCTGATTATTGACCTCGCCTCAGCTCCGGGAGGTACTGATTTTGAAGCAGCAAAAAAAAGGGGAGTTACTGCTATTTTAGCACTAGGTTTACCGGGAAAAGTTGCCCCGAAAACTGCCGGGGATATTTTGGCCCGGGTGCTGCCCCGACTGCTCGTTCAGGAACTGTCCTTATAGCTTGGGTAACGGAGGTGTCTTTAAAAAATGCAATTAAAAGGTGTTAAAGTTGGTATTGCTTTAACAGGATCACACTGCTGTTTGTCAGAGGTACTGCCTCATATTCAAAATTTGGTTAATGAAGGAGCACAGGTTACTCCTATTATCAGTACAGTTGTTGACGAAACAAATACCAGGTTTGGAACAGCAAGCAACTGGAAGGAAAACTTAAAGCAGATTACCAAAAGTGAAATAATCTCTACTATTGTTGGTGCTGAGCCGGTAGGACCACAAAAGCTTTTTGATATTTTAGTAGTAGCACCATGTACAGGTAATACACTGGCTAAATTAGCCAATGCTATCACCGACGGTCCCGTTTTAATGGCTATTAAAGCTCATTTACGAAATCAAAAACCGGTTGTTCTGGGTATCTCAACAAATGACGGGCTGAGCATGAATGCTAAAAACTTAGGTTTATTATTAAATACCAAAAATATTTACGTAGTTCCTTTCGGACAGGATGATCCGGTCAAAAAACCTAATTCTTTGAAAGCCAAATGGGGCTTAATTCCTGATACTATTCTTAAGGCATTGGAAGGAAAGCAAATACAGCCTATGTTAGTAGTTTACTGATAGAATAGTAAAAAGAATAGACAACAATAAAATTTGTTATCTAAGGTTCACCAGGACCGGTAATTATTTGGTAGAATAATAGATGTAGTATTTCATAGGAGGGATTTAATTTGCAAGAATATAACGTAGTTATTGTCGGAGCAACCGGTGCGGTGGGGCAAGAAATTCTTAAAGTCTTAGATGAGAGAAATTTTCCAATAAAACAGTTAAAACTATGTGCGACCTCAAGGTCGGCAGGGAAGCAAATAAATTTTCGTGGAAAAGATTATACTGTGGAAGAAACCACAGAAGAGTCTTTTAATGAAATGGATATCGCTCTTTTTGCCGGTGGTGCGGCAAGCCTGCAATTTGGTCCGGCAGCGGTAAAGAAAGGCGCTGTAGTTATTGATAACAGCAGTAATTACCGGATGGATCCCCAAGTTCCCCTGGTGGTTCCCGAGGTGAACCCGGAAGATGTAAAGAAACATAAGGGTATTATTGCCAATCCAAACTGTTCTACAATACAAATGGTAGTTGCTTTAAAGCCAATTCATGATGCAGCTAAAATTAAACGAGTTGTTGTAGCTACTTATCAAGCAGTTTCCGGAGCGGGAATTGAAGCTATTGATGAACTTACTCAGCAGACCAGGATGGTGCTTGAGGGAGGGGACTGCCTGTCAAAGGTATTTCCTTATCAAATAGCATTCAATTTAATCCCGCATATTGATGTTTTTATGGATATGGACTATACCAAGGAAGAATGGAAAATGGTAAGAGAAACCCAAAAAATTCTGCATGACCAGGAAATGGCGATTACCGCCACCACTGTACGGGTACCTATTTATCGCAGTCATTCTGAAGTTATAAATATTGAAACTGAGAAAAAATTAACTTCAGAAGAAGCTAAGAAGTTATTTGCTGCAGCACCCGGAGTAATTGTTATGGATAATCCAGCCGAAAAAACTTACCCGATGCCGTATTATTGCTCTAATAAAGATGAGGTGTTTATAGGTCGAATTCGCGAAGACAATTCGATTGCCAATGGTCTGAATATTTGGGTGGTTGCTGACCAATTGCGTAAAGGCGCCGCAACAAATGCGGTGCAAATTGCTGAGCTGGTTATAAAGTACGGGTGTTTAATTGAGGCTAGATGACAAAATGGGGTAAGCAAAATTGAAGTTTATTATCCAAAAATTTGGCGGTACTTCATTAAGTACTGCAGAATTACGGGAACAGGTTGCCACAAAAGTAATTGGTGCTGTTCAGGAAGGATTTATTCCCGTGGTTGTTGTTTCAGCTATGGGGCGCAGTGGAGAACCGTATTCTACTGATAGTTTACTTTCATTGGTATATGCGGTTAACCGGGAAATACCGGGGCGGGAATCGGATTTACTATTATCCTGCGGAGAAATTATTTCCGGAATAATTATGGCCGCTACGATTAGAAAAAAAGGTTTTCCGGCAGTATTTCTTACCGGAGCCCAGGCTGGAATTATAACGGATGATAATTATAATGACGCGCGGATTAAAAGAGTGGATCCGCAGGCGATCATTAAGTATGCCGGGGAAGGAAATATAGTGGTTGTGGCCGGCTTCCAGGGGGTATCTGAGAATGGAGAGATTACTACCCTGGGC
The sequence above is a segment of the Desulfolucanica intricata genome. Coding sequences within it:
- the dpsA gene encoding dipicolinate synthase subunit DpsA, which codes for MKPDLRRVKIAVLGGDAREVVLVERLAALGVLLKVVGLPVTTGNNVIACRKIEEALLEVNAVILSVSGINNDGHLYCPLEQKQLILSEKQLSLITKDVPIFVGVAKPRLKEMTAKLGLRVIEYMVLDEVAILNSIPSAEGAIQLAMEKMPITLHSSSAFVLGFGRVGITLSRILNALGAKTNVVARNPNQLARAFEMGLTSMTYSELPDHINEADVIFNTVPALVLDETLLEKVKRSALIIDLASAPGGTDFEAAKKRGVTAILALGLPGKVAPKTAGDILARVLPRLLVQELSL
- a CDS encoding dipicolinate synthase subunit B, whose protein sequence is MQLKGVKVGIALTGSHCCLSEVLPHIQNLVNEGAQVTPIISTVVDETNTRFGTASNWKENLKQITKSEIISTIVGAEPVGPQKLFDILVVAPCTGNTLAKLANAITDGPVLMAIKAHLRNQKPVVLGISTNDGLSMNAKNLGLLLNTKNIYVVPFGQDDPVKKPNSLKAKWGLIPDTILKALEGKQIQPMLVVY
- a CDS encoding aspartate-semialdehyde dehydrogenase, with the translated sequence MQEYNVVIVGATGAVGQEILKVLDERNFPIKQLKLCATSRSAGKQINFRGKDYTVEETTEESFNEMDIALFAGGAASLQFGPAAVKKGAVVIDNSSNYRMDPQVPLVVPEVNPEDVKKHKGIIANPNCSTIQMVVALKPIHDAAKIKRVVVATYQAVSGAGIEAIDELTQQTRMVLEGGDCLSKVFPYQIAFNLIPHIDVFMDMDYTKEEWKMVRETQKILHDQEMAITATTVRVPIYRSHSEVINIETEKKLTSEEAKKLFAAAPGVIVMDNPAEKTYPMPYYCSNKDEVFIGRIREDNSIANGLNIWVVADQLRKGAATNAVQIAELVIKYGCLIEAR